The Schaalia dentiphila ATCC 17982 sequence CGAGGGCAGCATGGTCGGCACCGACAACGCGCCCTCCAGGAGAATCCTGCGGGTCGAGGGCGGCCTGGTAGCCAGGCACAGTCTGTGCGTCAAGCGCAGCCTGCGGGCCCGGCGTCTCGCTGTGGACGGTGGGATCAGGAGCGGTCATGCCTCTATTGTCACGGACCGCCCGCGCCCACGCACATATGTGCACGGGCCCGGGCGGTCCGTTTTCCTCGCGCTGGCCTCATTGACGAGGCCGGGGCCCGTTCACCTATCCCCATCACTCATTGGTGGAGGGCCCTGCGTTGGAGGTCTTCTTTGCTGCTGCCTTCTTGGGAGCCGCCTTCTTGGCGGCACCCTTCTTGGCGACGGGCTTCTTCGAGGTGGCCTTCTTCGTGGGAGCCTTCTTCGCGCCGGCCTTGGTGGAGGCTGTCTTCTTGGCGGGCTCCTTCTTCGTCGGGGCTTCCTCTTCCGCCGCAGAGACGTCTGTCGCGGCGGCCTCCGCAGCCTTCGCGGCCTCAGAAGCCGGCTCGGCGATGGCCGCAGCGGGCATCACGAGGGTCTCGTCCAAGGGCTCGTCGACCGAGGGCAGGACCTGCGTGGCGTCCGAGTCGAGCGCGCCAGCCTCTGCTGCCTCCACGGGATCCATGACGGCGGTCTCGTCGGCAGTGGGTTCGTCGGCGGCGTCCTTCTCCGCAGCCTTGGCCTCGCGCGCCTCAACCTCGGGGGCCACGTCCTCCGCGGGCTCGCTCTCGGGCGCCGCGGCATCGTCGAACGTGGCCTTTTCGACCACCGCAGACTCGGCGTTCTCGGGCTTGGGTTCCCGGGGCTCGACGGCCGGGATCTGGCCGGTGACGGCGCGCAGGACGTCAGCCTCGGCGCCGGTGTGGGCGACGGCGGGGAAGAAGTCCATGATGGACACGCGCGCGTGCTTCACCGTGGGCGTGGGGCGGGTTTCCGCGTCGAGGCGGGCCTCTTCGGCGACCGCGTACCAGCCGGGGTGGACGGCGGGCTCGTCGGCCTCGTCCTCGGGCGCGCGCGATGCGGCCATCTCGGCGGGGGTCGGCGCGGGCGGCGGCACGAGCGCCGGCGCGATCGCCTGGACTGTGTCGGTCATGACGGGTCGGCCCGTGCGCACGGGCGGGGGCACCTGCACGGGATGTTTCACGGATGTTTCACGCGCGGGGATCGGCGTGGTCTCCTGCTCGTCCGGGGACAGTTCGACGTCCGACGAGGCCTGGACCTCCTCCTCGTCGCCCGTTTCCTCGGGTGCGTCGGGGGCGGGTGCGCCCTCAGGTTCAGCGTCCTCGACGGGGGCGCTGCCCTCCTGCGAATCGGCGGCGCGCGAGACGCCGGAATCGGCGGATGCGCCAGCATCGGTGGCCGCGTCGGCGGGGGCCTCACCCTGCGCGGGGGCAGCTTGCACGTCGGCGGCCTGTTCCTCAGCGGAAGCGCCATCGGCGTACTGCGCGTCGGCCTCACGCTTTACGCCCTCGGTCTGGTCATCAGCGATGTCGGATCCAGCGGCAGCAGATTCAGGCTGCTTGTCGACGGAATCGTCTGGCGCAGAATCGGCCGCAATGGCACCCTCGGGCGCCGCGACAGAGTCAGCCGCGACCTCCTTCACGGTCGCATCGTCCGCGCGCTCGGCGACGACACCCGCAACCTCCGCAGAATCGGCGGCCGCATAATTAGCGGCCACATCCTGAGCAGCCTCGGGCTCCTCGTTGTCGGGCGCCTCATTGCCAGCAACCACCGGCTCAACGCCGACGGCCGCCAGGGCAAGGGTTGCCGCGGGGTCGAGGGCCTCGGCTTCGCGGCGCTTGTGGGCTTCGCGGCGCTCCTGGGCGCGGCGGGCCTCGGCCTCTCGCTCGGCGTAGACCTCTTCACCCGGGCCCGTGAGGGCGGCGGCGCGTTCCTCGGCCTCGGCGGAGCCTGAGAAGAAGCGTTCGCCTCGGCCGATGGAGGTCGTGGTGAGGGTCTGAGTGAGCTGCGGGTTCGCGTTGCCGGCGGCCTCGATGATCTTGCGGAGCGCGCTCTTGGAGATCACCTGGGTTTCGTCGCGGGAGGCGCTGGGGCCACCCTCGGCGAGTTCGCGCTGGCGGTCGGCCATGGCGCGGCGGCGGGCGCGCTTGGCCTTGCGGCGGGCGGCGACCATGCGCGCGGCGTGGGCGGGGTCCTTGGGGGCGGCAGCCGTGGCGGCGGACGCGGAGATCGCGGAGGCGGCGCCACCTGTCGCGGCGCCGGACTGCTCGCCGGCCGACTCGGGCGTACCCGCGTGGGAAGCCGACGTGCCC is a genomic window containing:
- a CDS encoding mechanosensitive ion channel domain-containing protein, which produces MTMTPALGALAQASDALARAAADAQSGAEAAVTTTIDLTLLILGPIIGAFVGVVVSVLLSALLRKALAKAATASSILARVRRPGHFTFAAWGAWAGLGIALVNPHLSDWNGTSITTFLMHVLLIVALACLTWMAYAAAWVFEDAAEARQDSDQGRSRRFETQAQVLRRLTQSIVVVVGVVAIISTFEVARHAMTTVLASAGVISVIFGLAAQQTLGNVFAGLQLAFTDAIRVGDVVVAGEKKETGSVEEITLSYVVVRIWDERRLIIPSRYFTQTPFENWTRRAAAQLGTVELKLDWSAPMTLIRAKVEQLLTATDLWDGRTWGVQITDSDEYTVTVRVLVSAKNSGHLSDLRAYMREQLISWIVTEEPWARPAQRIEPRQTVTVEQDMSRERIARLAAELAGISGTNEAVAATGTSASHAGTPESAGEQSGAATGGAASAISASAATAAAPKDPAHAARMVAARRKAKRARRRAMADRQRELAEGGPSASRDETQVISKSALRKIIEAAGNANPQLTQTLTTTSIGRGERFFSGSAEAEERAAALTGPGEEVYAEREAEARRAQERREAHKRREAEALDPAATLALAAVGVEPVVAGNEAPDNEEPEAAQDVAANYAAADSAEVAGVVAERADDATVKEVAADSVAAPEGAIAADSAPDDSVDKQPESAAAGSDIADDQTEGVKREADAQYADGASAEEQAADVQAAPAQGEAPADAATDAGASADSGVSRAADSQEGSAPVEDAEPEGAPAPDAPEETGDEEEVQASSDVELSPDEQETTPIPARETSVKHPVQVPPPVRTGRPVMTDTVQAIAPALVPPPAPTPAEMAASRAPEDEADEPAVHPGWYAVAEEARLDAETRPTPTVKHARVSIMDFFPAVAHTGAEADVLRAVTGQIPAVEPREPKPENAESAVVEKATFDDAAAPESEPAEDVAPEVEAREAKAAEKDAADEPTADETAVMDPVEAAEAGALDSDATQVLPSVDEPLDETLVMPAAAIAEPASEAAKAAEAAATDVSAAEEEAPTKKEPAKKTASTKAGAKKAPTKKATSKKPVAKKGAAKKAAPKKAAAKKTSNAGPSTNE